One part of the Mesorhizobium sp. M4B.F.Ca.ET.058.02.1.1 genome encodes these proteins:
- a CDS encoding RidA family protein encodes MIKYFQSGSRMSQAVVYGGMVHIAGQVANDRKAGIEAQTSDVLAKIESLLIEAGSSKSKLVAVNIFLPQIGDFDAMNKIYDAWVDPSRLPARACVEARLADPDLRIEVTAVAAV; translated from the coding sequence ATGATCAAGTACTTCCAGTCCGGGTCCCGCATGTCGCAGGCCGTCGTCTATGGCGGCATGGTGCACATCGCGGGGCAGGTCGCCAACGACCGCAAGGCCGGCATCGAGGCGCAGACGAGCGACGTGCTGGCCAAGATCGAGTCGCTGCTCATCGAGGCCGGCAGCAGCAAGTCGAAGCTGGTGGCGGTCAACATCTTCCTGCCGCAGATCGGCGACTTCGATGCCATGAACAAGATCTACGATGCCTGGGTGGATCCGTCACGGCTGCCTGCCCGTGCGTGCGTCGAGGCACGCCTGGCCGATCCGGACCTGCGCATCGAGGTCACGGCGGTGGCGGCCGTCTGA